One window of the Pyrinomonadaceae bacterium genome contains the following:
- the mrdA gene encoding penicillin-binding protein 2 gives MKFVDDSQNLRIRLRIVQALVLLLLAVLAVRLYFLQVVKGAKYAEVAVNQRLRRLPIPAQRGAIIDRNGLLLVDSRPIYNILLSREDTKHLDRNSLIQPLAQGLNIDPQMLRERFHQVKNQPAFESIVIKEEANHSDIAWVDAHQLELPALRVEETPQRRYPANGVLAHVLGYVQEISPEQLEDPRYKSKGYKPGDIIGQDGIESVYDEFLRGRDGYREVVVDSRGHIQSERSRVEPQPGQDLIITIDSDLQAAAELELKNSPQGRGVIIALDPNNGEILALASAPTFDPNLFSQRITTKEGRAEYAALVNHPDKPLLNRAVQGRYPPGSTWKPLMAIAGLKQGDITVDNSNILCAGGIQIGNKHTRCMGGNHGSPNVHIAIAKSCDGYFYRLGLKMELEGMQQMVREFELDKRTGIDLPHEIVSITPSRELKAKLHPKTPEWTDIDTIHASFGQGQDVITPIALIRAHASIGMKGMMYVPHLLKEVRQVGSVGERQARPGRFFDRPQPKDLGIPPEQNATVVQAMWAVVNEGGTATGIKIPGFDIAGKTGTAQVVSLGKEGSEFRDHSWFVSYAPAYKPEIACVALIENAGLGSRFGAPSVRAVYDVYYNKKHGQPAAMKTNIALKIR, from the coding sequence GCGATCATCGATCGCAACGGACTGCTGTTGGTTGACTCAAGACCCATCTACAACATTCTGCTTTCGCGAGAAGACACCAAGCACCTCGATCGCAATTCGCTGATTCAGCCGCTGGCCCAAGGGCTCAACATCGATCCGCAAATGTTGCGCGAGCGATTTCACCAGGTGAAAAACCAACCGGCGTTCGAATCGATCGTGATTAAAGAAGAAGCGAACCACAGCGACATTGCCTGGGTCGATGCGCATCAGCTCGAGCTTCCTGCGCTGCGCGTTGAGGAAACGCCGCAACGACGCTATCCGGCGAACGGCGTGCTGGCCCACGTGCTGGGATATGTTCAGGAGATTAGTCCGGAGCAGCTCGAGGATCCCCGGTACAAGAGTAAGGGTTACAAGCCAGGTGACATCATCGGACAGGATGGAATCGAATCCGTCTATGACGAGTTCCTTCGGGGCCGGGATGGTTACCGCGAAGTTGTCGTCGATAGTCGCGGCCACATTCAAAGCGAGCGATCGCGTGTCGAGCCGCAGCCCGGACAGGATCTGATCATTACCATCGACAGCGATCTGCAGGCAGCCGCCGAATTGGAACTCAAGAATTCGCCGCAGGGGCGTGGCGTGATTATCGCGTTGGATCCCAACAATGGCGAGATCCTCGCGCTCGCATCGGCGCCTACTTTCGATCCGAACCTTTTTTCCCAACGCATCACGACTAAAGAAGGCCGCGCCGAGTACGCCGCGTTAGTGAATCATCCTGACAAACCGCTGCTCAATCGCGCGGTGCAGGGTCGATATCCGCCGGGCTCAACCTGGAAGCCGCTGATGGCAATTGCGGGATTAAAACAGGGCGATATCACGGTTGATAACTCGAATATCCTCTGCGCGGGCGGCATCCAGATCGGCAACAAGCACACGCGGTGCATGGGCGGTAACCACGGCTCGCCCAATGTGCATATCGCAATTGCGAAGTCCTGCGACGGTTATTTCTACCGGCTCGGATTGAAGATGGAGCTTGAGGGAATGCAGCAGATGGTGCGCGAATTCGAGTTGGACAAACGCACGGGCATCGACTTGCCGCACGAAATCGTCAGTATCACGCCGTCACGCGAGTTGAAAGCCAAGCTGCATCCGAAAACACCCGAGTGGACCGACATCGACACCATTCACGCGTCGTTCGGCCAGGGGCAGGACGTGATTACACCCATTGCCTTGATCCGCGCGCACGCGTCGATCGGCATGAAGGGCATGATGTACGTCCCACATCTGCTGAAAGAAGTTCGTCAGGTAGGCTCGGTCGGCGAGCGACAAGCGCGCCCCGGACGATTTTTTGATCGGCCGCAGCCGAAAGACCTGGGCATTCCTCCCGAGCAAAACGCGACCGTCGTGCAAGCGATGTGGGCCGTGGTCAACGAGGGAGGAACGGCGACGGGAATCAAGATTCCCGGGTTCGACATTGCCGGCAAAACGGGCACGGCGCAGGTCGTCAGCCTCGGCAAAGAAGGCAGCGAATTCCGAGACCATTCATGGTTTGTTTCTTACGCTCCCGCCTATAAGCCGGAGATCGCGTGCGTCGCTTTGATCGAGAACGCGGGGCTGGGTTCGCGCTTCGGCGCGCCATCCGTGCGCGCGGTTTACGACGTCTACTACAACAAAAAACACGGCCAGCCCGCCGCGATGAAAACGAACATAGCGCTGAAAATTCGGTGA